Proteins found in one Chiroxiphia lanceolata isolate bChiLan1 unplaced genomic scaffold, bChiLan1.pri scaffold_59_arrow_ctg1, whole genome shotgun sequence genomic segment:
- the LOC116781698 gene encoding serine/threonine-protein kinase bur1-like, producing MVQTGRDLPQCQLERDWDVLGELGSGSYGHVVLAQPRDGGEGLGGCAQVPPGVPRCVYKRYNPSPGVPRCAQVCPHPCPGAPVVLKLLRKDRTGRWGFLREFCTNLCLRGQLTCLQVLPLAFETPTHFGFAQEHAPAGDLCGLLTPGVGLPEPQVKRVATQVGAALDYLHGHALVHRDVKLDNVLAFDPQCQLVKLGDFGLTRVMGWQVGPTCGSGHAPYAAPELCHLREAETLRLEPSLDAWAFGVLLFALLTGTFPWGVAAPPDPQFGEFQVWQGHTWQPGGLTGGGEVPHTWQGLGEAALEMLRRLLRLEPDRRSHAGEVNRYLDRCWGGQAGRPEGGGSGAGTPGDGSDTPEDGFNTPADGSDTPACGRETPGDGLDTPEDELEVPGSGSETAGDGIDTPGYGSDRPEDGSDTPGYGSDTPGDGSDTPGYGSDTPGDGSDTPGYGSDTPGDGSDTPGYGSDAPGDGSDTPGYGSDTPGDGSDTPGYGSDAPGDGSDTPGYGSDTPGDGIDTAGDGTETPENELDTPGYGSGTSGDGSDSPGNELGAPGDGIETPGYGSDTPGYGSETSGNGSGTPGSGLEEPGSELDTPGNGTEIPEHGLETPGMGWKHLEMG from the exons aTGGTTCAAACAGGGCGGGATCTCCCCCAGTGCCAACTGGAGCGGGACTGGGACGTACTGGGAGAACTGGGCAGTGGCTCCTATGGGCACgtggtgctggcacagccccgggacgggggtgaggggctgggggg gtgtgcccaggtgcccccaggtgtgcccaggtgtgtctATAAGAGATATAACCCAtccccaggtgtgcccag gtgtgcccaggtgtgtccccacccctgcccaggTGCGCCGGTGGTGCTGAAGCTGCTGCGGAAGGACCGGACGGGCAGGTGGGGCTTCCTGCGGGAGTTCTGCACCAACCTGTGCCTGCGGGGGCAGCTCACCTGCCTGCAGGTGCTGCCCCTGGCCTTCGAGACCCCCACCCACTTCGGCTTCGCGCAGGAACACGCACCTGCCGGGGACCTGTGCGGGCTGCTCACACCTGGG GTGGGCCTTCCTGAGCCGCAGGTGAAGCGCGTGGCCACCCAGGTGGGCGCGGCCCTGGATTACCTGCACGGCCACGCCCTGGTGCACCGAGACGTGAAGCTGGACAACGTGCTGGCCTTCGACCCCCAGTGCCAACTGGTCAAACTGGGCGACTTCGGCCTCACCCGCGTCATGGGCTGGCAGGTGGGGCCCACCTGTGGCTCGGGCCACGCCCCCTACGCCGCACCTGAGCTGTGCCACCTGCGCGAGGCGGAGACGCTGCGCCTGGAGCCCAGCCTGGACGCCTGGGCCTTCGGCGTCCTCCTCTTCGCCCTCCTCACCGGCACCTTCCCCTGGGGGGTGGCTGCGCCCCCGGATCCCCAGTTCGGGGAGTTCCAGGTGTGGCAGGGCCACACCTGGCAGCCAGGTGGGCTCACCGGCGGGGGGGAGGTGCCACACACCTGGCAGGGGTTGGGGGAGGCGGCGCTGGAGATGCTCCGGAGGCTCCTCCGGCTGGAGCCCGACAGGCGGAGCCACGCCGGGGAGGTGAACAGGTACCTGGACaggtgctggggagggcaggcagggaggccTGAGGGGGGTGGGAGCGGGGCAGGCACACCTGGGGATGGGTCAGACACACCTGAGGATGGATTCAACACACCTGCGGATGGGTCGGACACACCTGCATGTGGGAGAGAAACACCTGGAGATGGGTTGGACACACCTGAGGATGAGTTAGAAGTACCTGGGAGTGGGTCAGAGACAGCTGGAGATGGGATAGACACACCTGGATATGGGTCAGACAGACCTGAGGATGGATCAGACACACCTGGATATGGGTCAGACACACCTGGGGATGGATCAGACACACCTGGATATGGGTCAGACACACCTGGGGATGGATCAGATACACCTGGGTATGGGTCAGACACACCTGGGGATGGATCAGACACACCTGGATATGGGTCAGATGCACCTGGGGATGGATCAGACACACCTGGATATGGGTCAGACACACCTGGGGATGGATCAGACACACCTGGATATGGGTCAGATGCACCTGGGGATGGATCAGACACACCTGGATATGGGTCAGACACACCTGGGGATGGGATAGACACAGCGGGGGATGGGACTGAAACACCTGAGAATGAGTTGGACACACCTGGATATGGGTCTGGAACATCTGGAGATGGGTCTGACTCACCTGGGAATGAACTGGGAGCACCTGGGGATGGGATAGAAACACCTGGATATGGGTCAGACACACCTGGATATGGGTCAGAAACATCTGGAAATGGGTCTGGAACACCTGGAAGTGGGTTGGAAGAACCTGGGAGTGAGTTGGACACACCCGGGAATGGGACAGAAATACCTGAACATGGGCTGGAAACACCTGGAATGGGCTGGAAACACCTGGAAATGGGATAA